One genomic region from Quercus robur chromosome 4, dhQueRobu3.1, whole genome shotgun sequence encodes:
- the LOC126723152 gene encoding putative disease resistance RPP13-like protein 1 isoform X1: MLLETLGGACLSPLVQVLLDRLAVPLIINFFQNPDFDETLLERLKTVLLTVNAVISDAEESEITNLVVKDWVNELKDAVYDADDLSCEIQTIALHCQLEDAKVNWDQVTGQFSAHHQSYEDIKSKLSNNEDIESRLEKIVKRLESLSKKIDLLNLKRSVARKPPIMLPSTSLVDESEVFGRGKDKEELLKSLLAGTVAENRIPVIAIVGIGGVGKTTLAQLLYNDSRAKGHFSLRAWAHVSEEFDVYKVTKIIFESVTSKICNLTDLNILQVRLKEVLTGMRFLLVLDDIWNGNFIDWDFMLSPLKAGHCSSRIIVTTRNQNVASTMKPLLTYRLPHLSDEACWELFAKHAFRSSTPEEHLILKRIGEDIVKKCKGLPLAAKTLGGLLHPEVEAEEWHAILNSKIWDLPKDKSSILPSLLLSYYDLPPHLKRCFAYCSIIPKGFEFEKEKLILMWMAEELLPQPMDKDKMEDVGVIYFHELVSRSFFQLSRDNQCFVMHDLVNDLAQFVSGEFCCKFEYGKPCGISEKTRHLSFLMDQINGPEKFVDLQELKSLRTFLPLSSSNPSNYPALSNIVCNLWLKFPKHLRALSFAYQAITELPDLKSLVHLRYLDLSHTSIAVKSGWKCPLYNLQTLLLSSCHKLTELPANIGELINLRYLDVSGTNLKKMPLEFGRLKGLQVLSNFVLSTDGGSKINELEELSHLCRKLSISKLEYVDNATDASKANLKGKNYLKELVFQWNSDIHKVQTEVLNNLQPHENLKKLTIENYSGTRFPNWLGDVTFVNMVFLRLTRCKKCTLLPPLGQLSSLQELYISNMEDLKRLDSGFYGNCHFGAKPFRSLRTLLLEDLPQWTHWTPPANEDGLFPSLQELQIRRCPLLIESLPKNLQSLTKLVISGCNKLQASVQTAPTLEEMKLHGLDDLKTLAVELLEGSSCFKRLEIVNCPSLSSFPGGDSLTAITSISISDCRNLEIVLLPESNVLERLHIAKSCDSLKSLSLSFFTKLEYLHIEDCTNLECLSIQDVALEFLKEMEIKDCPRLESLPNGGLNNCLPCLQNLELSNCPKLSQFSEGSLPIKLQSLSISDCNNLTPKKEWGLQGMVSLTSFEIEGGCSELEFFPEEGLLPNSLTSLCISKLPNLKSLFKGISDLTSLETLNIYSCENLKALPAEGLPTALSFLFIDQCALLGPLCQEGGRDRHKISQKTKVYIS; this comes from the coding sequence ATGCTTTTGGAGACTCTGGGAGGGGCATGCCTTTCTCCATTGGTTCAAGTGCTGTTGGACAGGTTGGCTGTTCCCCTGATCATTAACTTTTTCCAAAACCCGGATTTCGATGAGACACTCCTGGAGAGGCTGAAAACGGTTCTGCTGACTGTTAACGCAGTGATCAGTGATGCAGAGGAGTCGGAGATCACGAATCTGGTGGTGAAAGACTGGGTCAACGAGCTCAAAGATGCTGTCTACGATGCTGATGATCTTTCTTGCGAGATCCAGACTATAGCTTTGCATTGCCAGTTGGAAGACGCTAAGGTCAACTGGGATCAGGTAACAGGTCAATTCTCTGCTCATCATCAAAGTTATGAAGATATAAAATCCAAGCTCTCAAATAATGAAGATATAGAGTCCAGGCTCGAAAAGATAGTTAAAAGACTAGaatctttatccaaaaaaattgatCTTCTCAATCTAAAAAGAAGTGTCGCTCGGAAACCACCAATTATGTTACCTTCGACTTCTTTAGTAGATGAATCTGAAGTATTTGGTAGAGGTAAAGATAAAGAAGAGCTATTAAAATCTTTGCTTGCTGGTACTGTAGCAGAAAACAGAATCCCTGTAATTGCAATAGTTGGGATTGGTGGGGTTGGCAAGACAACCCTGGCTCAACTTTTGTATAATGACTCAAGGGCTAAGGGACATTTTAGTCTAAGAGCATGGGCTCATGTTTCAGAAGAATTTGATGTCTATAAAGTAACCAAAATCATTTTCGAGTCTGTCACTTCAAAAATTTGTAATCTGACAGATCTGAATATTCTTCAAGTTAGACTAAAGGAGGTATTGACGGGGATGAGATTTCTACTGGTTTTAGATGATATTTGGAATGGGAATTTTATTGATTGGGATTTTATGTTAAGCCCCTTAAAGGCTGGACACTGCAGCAGTAGAATTATTGTGACAACTCGTAATCAAAATGTTGCATCAACCATGAAGCCTCTTCTTACTTATCGGCTGCCACATTTGTCAGATGAAGCTTGTTGGGAATTATTTGCCAAACATGCATTTAGGTCTAGCACCCCTGAAGAACATCTCATCTTAAAAAGAATTGGTGAGGACATTGTGAAGAAGTGCAAAGGCCTGCCTTTAGCTGCAAAAACACTCGGGGGCCTCCTGCATCCTGAAGTAGAAGCTGAGGAATGGCATGCAATACTGAACAGTAAGATATGGGATCTACCTAAGGATAAAAGCAGCATACTTCCTTCTTTATTATTGAGCTATTATGATCTTCCTCCACATCTCAAACGATGCTTTGCTTATTGTTCGATAATTCCtaagggttttgaatttgagaaagaaaaattgattcTCATGTGGATGGCGGAAGAATTGTTGCCGCAGCCAATGGATAAAGACAAAATGGAGGATGTTGGGGTAATCTATTTTCACGAACTAGTATCAAGGTCATTTTTTCAATTGAGTCGTGATAATCAGTGCTTTGTGATGCATGACCTTGTCAATGATCTAGCTCAATTTGTGTCGGGAGAATTTTGCTGCAAGTTTGAGTATGGCAAGCCATGTGGAATTTCGGAAAAGACTCGACATTTGTCATTCTTGATGGACCAAATTAATGGCCCTGAGAAATTCGTGGACCTTCAGGAGTTGAAGTCTTTGCGAACCTTCCTTCCACTAAGCTCTTCAAATCCGAGTAACTACCCTGCCTTAAGTAACATAGTTTGTAATTTGTGGTTGAAATTTCCCAAACACTTACGAGCGCTATCTTTTGCTTATCAAGCAATCACTGAGCTGCCTGACTTGAAAAGTTTGGTACATTTACGCTATTTGGACCTTTCTCACACTTCAATTGCAGTGAAATCTGGCTGGAAGTGCCCTCTGTATAATTTGCAGACATTGTTGTTGTCAAGTTGTCATAAACTCACCGAGTTACCAGCAAACATTGGAGAACTCATTAATTTACGTTATCTAGATGTGAGTGGAACCAACTTAAAAAAGATGCCACTTGAATTTGGAAGATTAAAGGGTCTCCAAGTTTTGTCTAATTTTGTTTTGAGCACAGATGGTGGGTCAAAGATCAATGAGTTGGAAGAGCTTTCACATCTTTGTAGGAAACTTTCCATCTCAAAGCTGGAATATGTAGACAATGCTACAGATGCTTCAAAGGCCAACTTGAAAGGTAAGAATTATCTTAAAGAGTTAGTTTTCCAATGGAATTCTGACATTCATAAAGTACAAACTGAAGTACTCAACAATCTGCAGCCtcatgaaaatttgaagaaactTACCATTGAAAACTACAGCGGTACAAGGTTTCCCAATTGGTTAGGTGATGTCACTTTCGTTAACATGGTATTTCTACGTCTTACCAGGTGCAAAAAATGCACGCTCTTGCCACCACTGGGGCAGTTATCTTCTCTTCAAGAGCTCTACATCTCAAATATGGAAGATTTAAAAAGGCTGGATTCTGGATTTTATGGAAACTGCCACTTTGGAGCCAAGCCATTCAGATCTCTGAGAACTTTGCTGTTAGAGGACTTACCACAGTGGACGCACTGGACACCTCCTGCAAATGAAGATGGACTCTTCCCTTCCCTTCAGGAGCTTCAAATACGACGATGTCCTTTATTGATTGAGAGCTTACCTAAGAACCTCCAGTCCTTGACAAAATTGGTGATTTCTGGGTGTAATAAgctccaggcttcagttcagaCGGCCCCAACTTTGGAAGAAATGAAGCTTCACGGTTTAGATGATTTGAAGACCCTGGCAGTGGAATTGTTGGAAGGAAGTTCCTGTTTTAAACGACTGGAAATAGTTAACTGTCCATCTCTCAGTTCCTTTCCTGGAGGTGATTCTCTTACCGCAATAACTTCAATTTCTATTTCTGATTGTAGAAATTTAGAGATAGTCCTGCTTCCTGAGAGTAATGTTCTTGAGCGATTACATATTGCAAAAAGTTGCGATTCTCTTAAATCTCTGTCCCTAAGCTTTTTCACCAAGCTCGAATATCTTCATATTGAGGACTGTACGAATCTTGAGTGCCTTTCAATTCAGGATGTGGCTCTCGAATTTCTTAAGGAAATGGAAATCAAAGATTGCCCAAGACTGGAATCACTTCCTAATGGGGGGTTAAACAACTGCCTACCTTGTCTCCAAAATTTGGAATTGTCTAATTGCCCGAAGCTCTCTCAATTTTCAGAAGGCAGTTTACCCATTAAACTACAATCTCTATCTATTTCCGATTGCAACAATCTTACCCCTAAAAAGGAATGGGGTTTACAGGGAATGGTGTCTCTCACTAGTTTTGAGATTGAAGGTGGATGCAGTGAACTGGAGTTTTTTCCAGAAGAGGGGCTGCTGCCTAACAGTCTCACTTCTCTTTGTATTAGCAAGCTTCCAAATCTCAAATCCCTGTTCAAAGGGATTAGCGACCTCACCTCGCTTGAAACGCTGAACATCTACAGCTGTGAGAACCTCAAGGCGTTGCCAGCAGAGGGATTGCCCACCGctcttagttttcttttcataGACCAGTGCGCTTTGCTAGGCCCACTTTGTCAAGAGGGAGGGAGAGACCGGCACAAGATTTCTCAAAAAACCAAGGTATACATTTCTTAG
- the LOC126723152 gene encoding putative disease resistance RPP13-like protein 1 isoform X2 — translation MLLETLGGACLSPLVQVLLDRLAVPLIINFFQNPDFDETLLERLKTVLLTVNAVISDAEESEITNLVVKDWVNELKDAVYDADDLSCEIQTIALHCQLEDAKVNWDQVTGQFSAHHQSYEDIKSKLSNNEDIESRLEKIVKRLESLSKKIDLLNLKRSVARKPPIMLPSTSLVDESEVFGRGKDKEELLKSLLAGTVAENRIPVIAIVGIGGVGKTTLAQLLYNDSRAKGHFSLRAWAHVSEEFDVYKVTKIIFESVTSKICNLTDLNILQVRLKEVLTGMRFLLVLDDIWNGNFIDWDFMLSPLKAGHCSSRIIVTTRNQNVASTMKPLLTYRLPHLSDEACWELFAKHAFRSSTPEEHLILKRIGEDIVKKCKGLPLAAKTLGGLLHPEVEAEEWHAILNSKIWDLPKDKSSILPSLLLSYYDLPPHLKRCFAYCSIIPKGFEFEKEKLILMWMAEELLPQPMDKDKMEDVGVIYFHELVSRSFFQLSRDNQCFVMHDLVNDLAQFVSGEFCCKFEYGKPCGISEKTRHLSFLMDQINGPEKFVDLQELKSLRTFLPLSSSNPSNYPALSNIVCNLWLKFPKHLRALSFAYQAITELPDLKSLVHLRYLDLSHTSIAVKSGWKCPLYNLQTLLLSSCHKLTELPANIGELINLRYLDVSGTNLKKMPLEFGRLKGLQVLSNFVLSTDGGSKINELEELSHLCRKLSISKLEYVDNATDASKANLKGAKNARSCHHWGSYLLFKSSTSQIWKI, via the exons ATGCTTTTGGAGACTCTGGGAGGGGCATGCCTTTCTCCATTGGTTCAAGTGCTGTTGGACAGGTTGGCTGTTCCCCTGATCATTAACTTTTTCCAAAACCCGGATTTCGATGAGACACTCCTGGAGAGGCTGAAAACGGTTCTGCTGACTGTTAACGCAGTGATCAGTGATGCAGAGGAGTCGGAGATCACGAATCTGGTGGTGAAAGACTGGGTCAACGAGCTCAAAGATGCTGTCTACGATGCTGATGATCTTTCTTGCGAGATCCAGACTATAGCTTTGCATTGCCAGTTGGAAGACGCTAAGGTCAACTGGGATCAGGTAACAGGTCAATTCTCTGCTCATCATCAAAGTTATGAAGATATAAAATCCAAGCTCTCAAATAATGAAGATATAGAGTCCAGGCTCGAAAAGATAGTTAAAAGACTAGaatctttatccaaaaaaattgatCTTCTCAATCTAAAAAGAAGTGTCGCTCGGAAACCACCAATTATGTTACCTTCGACTTCTTTAGTAGATGAATCTGAAGTATTTGGTAGAGGTAAAGATAAAGAAGAGCTATTAAAATCTTTGCTTGCTGGTACTGTAGCAGAAAACAGAATCCCTGTAATTGCAATAGTTGGGATTGGTGGGGTTGGCAAGACAACCCTGGCTCAACTTTTGTATAATGACTCAAGGGCTAAGGGACATTTTAGTCTAAGAGCATGGGCTCATGTTTCAGAAGAATTTGATGTCTATAAAGTAACCAAAATCATTTTCGAGTCTGTCACTTCAAAAATTTGTAATCTGACAGATCTGAATATTCTTCAAGTTAGACTAAAGGAGGTATTGACGGGGATGAGATTTCTACTGGTTTTAGATGATATTTGGAATGGGAATTTTATTGATTGGGATTTTATGTTAAGCCCCTTAAAGGCTGGACACTGCAGCAGTAGAATTATTGTGACAACTCGTAATCAAAATGTTGCATCAACCATGAAGCCTCTTCTTACTTATCGGCTGCCACATTTGTCAGATGAAGCTTGTTGGGAATTATTTGCCAAACATGCATTTAGGTCTAGCACCCCTGAAGAACATCTCATCTTAAAAAGAATTGGTGAGGACATTGTGAAGAAGTGCAAAGGCCTGCCTTTAGCTGCAAAAACACTCGGGGGCCTCCTGCATCCTGAAGTAGAAGCTGAGGAATGGCATGCAATACTGAACAGTAAGATATGGGATCTACCTAAGGATAAAAGCAGCATACTTCCTTCTTTATTATTGAGCTATTATGATCTTCCTCCACATCTCAAACGATGCTTTGCTTATTGTTCGATAATTCCtaagggttttgaatttgagaaagaaaaattgattcTCATGTGGATGGCGGAAGAATTGTTGCCGCAGCCAATGGATAAAGACAAAATGGAGGATGTTGGGGTAATCTATTTTCACGAACTAGTATCAAGGTCATTTTTTCAATTGAGTCGTGATAATCAGTGCTTTGTGATGCATGACCTTGTCAATGATCTAGCTCAATTTGTGTCGGGAGAATTTTGCTGCAAGTTTGAGTATGGCAAGCCATGTGGAATTTCGGAAAAGACTCGACATTTGTCATTCTTGATGGACCAAATTAATGGCCCTGAGAAATTCGTGGACCTTCAGGAGTTGAAGTCTTTGCGAACCTTCCTTCCACTAAGCTCTTCAAATCCGAGTAACTACCCTGCCTTAAGTAACATAGTTTGTAATTTGTGGTTGAAATTTCCCAAACACTTACGAGCGCTATCTTTTGCTTATCAAGCAATCACTGAGCTGCCTGACTTGAAAAGTTTGGTACATTTACGCTATTTGGACCTTTCTCACACTTCAATTGCAGTGAAATCTGGCTGGAAGTGCCCTCTGTATAATTTGCAGACATTGTTGTTGTCAAGTTGTCATAAACTCACCGAGTTACCAGCAAACATTGGAGAACTCATTAATTTACGTTATCTAGATGTGAGTGGAACCAACTTAAAAAAGATGCCACTTGAATTTGGAAGATTAAAGGGTCTCCAAGTTTTGTCTAATTTTGTTTTGAGCACAGATGGTGGGTCAAAGATCAATGAGTTGGAAGAGCTTTCACATCTTTGTAGGAAACTTTCCATCTCAAAGCTGGAATATGTAGACAATGCTACAGATGCTTCAAAGGCCAACTTGAAAG GTGCAAAAAATGCACGCTCTTGCCACCACTGGGGCAGTTATCTTCTCTTCAAGAGCTCTACATCTCAAATATGGAAGATTTAA
- the LOC126723153 gene encoding putative disease resistance RPP13-like protein 1, translated as MAAALVGGAALGAAMEVLLERLTSKEFSLIYRDFNNELKRLKRVLLSVNAVVDDAEEKQYHSPRVKAWLDDFKDAFYHLEDLIDDIFTQDMKTMLDVEYSQIKVRTLGYVFGMGMGIKIKMEQILARMELAAKQKDVLGLRETILGYDTKRPPIKPTTSLVHECEVFGRDCDKEEILNHLLSKSDHGQPSVITVVGMGGIGKTTLAQLVYNDHRVGAHFDVRAWACVSDNFDMFRVTKTIFESLTSKHFDFNELNLLQLRLQEKLRQKRFLLVLDDVWNDQYNDWEVLLSPFKVACMGSCIIVTTRSQRVAEMVNDVNAHHLKELSTSESWSLFARIAFGNQRPSSDLELEAIGKEIVEKCRGLPLAVKSFAASLRSKLQVKEWITALECLTVPTEMRDVTTEMRGVLSALKRSYDHLPAHLKLCFAYCSVFPKGYEIEKEKLVLLWMAEGLLQQHRGNRRMEEVGDKYFNELLAMSFYQPSSGNKSRFKMHDLINDLAIYLCGRFCFRLGIDDPSRITAFIRYMSLFRCKNDSPELYEVINEAKYLRTFLSLDNESYHLTSDELHNLFSKLQYLRVLCLSHYHIVDLPDSIGSLNYIRYIDLSHTAISKLPESVCFLCNLQTLILSFCHSLTELPKNMWKLIKLRHLDISGTALYEMPEEMSRLKNLQTLPYFVVGERSGSTVKELGGLLYLRGTLYISKLQNVVSTKDAAEASLAKKTYLDDLTLEWDENTVDSENDRDVLAQLVPHTNLKRLSIIFYGASAFPYWLGDISFSKMQFLCLSNCKKCFYLPPLGRLPSLKDLIIGGMNAVERVGPEFYGKKKPFQSLETLTFEEMLEWEEWVPFEAEEWDPFGEFPCLQELCIRRCPKLKGQLPKQLPNIEKVEISESQELKTALTMEELSQKMLLHYHDKVLFISEERVSSFSKQKTDFKYDRALESSLHPTEGAAKSLLHRYDRVLSTTEDEVASFSKQETDFKYDGATESSLLLTEGAAKGLLHSSDRVLSIEDEVASFSEDMTVTSTVLSYDFPSTSSENVIKNSNTRYEGALKSPLPMTQTTNIRRDEADVPNDTWDSQDGLQNFSSSVSKKVSEISQLKNLSPYLQSLKIEGCDAQFISEALGINRLVSLQHMYIINCCSLKSFPGGRPPTSMKSLYIQNCKKLELLPPAERTHQYAVLEHLCIGSSCDSLTSFPLGFFPKLRSLSIWDCANLVSLSMPEGIQKDLRVLESLEIRDCPKLVSFPEGLPTPNLKSIWFSNCMNLKELPDQLHTLNSLQSMFINNCPELVLLPEKGLPSKLILLSITSCNKLMLGMKWGLDRLHHLSRLEIEGGCGNVVSFPEKLLPSNLNSLRISGLLNLKFLDKGLQHLTTLKTLEISCCNRLRSLPEEGLPSSLSFLCIKECSVLKPKLQNKAGKDWSKIAHISRIEID; from the coding sequence ATGGCTGCTGCGTTGGTGGGAGGGGCAGCGTTGGGGGCAGCCATGGAGGTGCTGTTGGAAAGGTTGACTTCAAAAGAGTTTTCCTTGATATATCGGGATTTCAATAATGAATTGAAGAGGTTGAAGAGAGTTTTGTTGTCTGTTAATGCGGTGGTCGATGATGCTGAGGAGAAGCAGTACCATAGTCCAAGGGTTAAAGCGTGGCTCGACGACTTTAAAGATGCTTTCTATCATTTAGAGGATCTCATCGATGACATCTTCACCCAAGATATGAAAACCATGTTAGATGTTGAATATTCTCAGATCAAGGTAAGGACATTGGGTTACGTATTTGGGATGGGAATGGGTATAAAAATCAAGATGGAACAGATCCTTGCGAGGATGGAGCTTGCTGCAAAGCAAAAAGATGTGCTCGGTTTGAGGGAAACAATATTAGGATATGATACGAAAAGGCCTCCGATCAAGCCCACAACTTCTTTAGTACATGAGTGTGAAGTATTCGGTAGGGATTGtgataaagaagaaattctcAATCACTTGCTGTCAAAAAGTGATCATGGACAGCCGTCTGTGATTACAGTAGTAGGCATGGGTGGGATAGGCAAGACCACTCTTGCTCAGCTAGTTTACAACGATCACCGTGTAGGGGCACACTTTGATGTCCGTGCTTGGGCTTGCGTTTCGGATAATTTTGACATGTTCAGGGtgacaaaaacaatttttgagTCGCTCACTTCGAAGCATTTTGATTTTAATGAATTAAATTTGCTTCAACTTAGATTACAGGAGAAACTTCGGCAAAAGAGATTTCTACTTGTACTAGATGATGTGTGGAATGATCAGTATAACGACTGGGAGGTCTTACTATCTCCTTTTAAAGTTGCTTGTATGGGGAGTTGTATTATTGTAACTACACGCTCTCAACGTGTTGCAGAAATGGTGAATGATGTCAATGCTCACCATTTGAAAGAATTATCGACTTCAGAAAGTTGGTCGCTGTTCGCAAGAATTGCATTTGGAAACCAACGACCTAGTTCAGATCTAGAACTGGAAGCTATTGGCAAAGAAATTGTGGAGAAGTGTCGTGGCTTACCTTTAGCAGTAAAGTCATTTGCAGCCTCCTTGCGCTCTAAGCTCCAAGTTAAGGAATGGATCACTGCATTGGAGTGCCTAACAGTTCCAACTGAAATGAGAGATGTTACAACCGAAATGAGAGGTGTTCTCAGTGCATTAAAACGGAGCTATGATCATCTTCCTGCACATTTAAAGCTATGCTTTGCTTATTGTTCAGTATTTCCCAAGGGTtatgagattgagaaagagaAGTTAGTCCTCTTATGGATGGCGGAAGGTCTCTTGCAACAGCACAGAGGTAATCGTAGAATGGAAGAGGTTGGTGACAAGTATTTCAATGAATTATTAGCAATGTCTTTTTATCAACCATCAAGTGGCAATAAATCACGTTTCAAGATGCACGATCTTATAAATGACTTGGCTATTTATTTGTGTGGGAGGTTTTGCTTTAGATTGGGGATTGATGATCCCTCTAGAATCACTGCATTCATTCGGTATATGTCACTTTTTCGGTGCAAAAATGATTCCCCAGAATTATATGAGGTCATTAATGAAGCCAAGTATTTAAGGACCTTCTTGTCACTGGATAATGAATCATATCATTTAACTAGTGATGAACTGCATAATTTGTTTTCCAAGCTGCAATACTTACGAGTGCTATGTTTATCTCATTATCATATTGTTGATCTACCCGATTCAATTGGCAGTTTGAACTATATACGATACATTGATCTATCTCACACCGCAATCAGTAAGTTACCTGAATCAGTATGTTTTCTCTGCAACTTACAAACATTGATATTGTCCTTTTGTCATTCTCTTACTGAATTGCCGAAAAACATGTGGAAGCTTATTAAATTGCGTCACCTTGATATTAGTGGAACTGCCTTATATGAGATGCCAGAAGAAATGAGTAGATTAAAAAATCTTCAAACGCTGCCTTACTTTGTTGTGGGCGAAAGAAGTGGCTCAACAGTTAAAGAGTTGGGGGGGCTTCTGTATCTTCGTGGAACactttacatttcaaaattgcAGAACGTGGTCTCTACAAAAGATGCAGCTGAGGCCAGCTTAGCAAAGAAGACATACCTTGATGATCTAACGTTGGAATGGGATGAAAATACTGTTGATTCGGAAAATGATAGAGATGTGCTTGCACAGCTAGTGCCTCATACAAATTTGAAGAGGCTCAGCATTATATTTTACGGTGCTTCAGCATTTCCATATTGGTTGGGGGATATTTCATTCTCCAAAATGCAGTTCCTATGTCTTAGCAATTGCAAAAAATGCTTTTACTTGCCACCACTTGGGCGGCTACCATCTCTTAAAGACCTCATTATTGGAGGGATGAATGCAGTGGAGAGGGTGGGTCCTGAATTCTATGGGAAGAAAAAGCCATTTCAATCTTTGGAGACTTTAACATTTGAGGAGATGTTGGAATGGGAAGAATGGGTTCCTTTTGAAGCTGAAGAATGGGATCCTTTTGGAGAATTCCCTTGCCTGCAAGAGCTTTGTATACGGAGATGCCCCAAGCTGAAGGGCCAATTACCCAAGCAACTTCCTAATATAGAAAAAGTTGAGATTTCTGAATCTCAAGAGCTTAAGACTGCACTTACGATGGAGGAATTATCACAGAAAATGCTTTTACATTATCATGATAAGGTCCTGTTCATAAGTGAAGAAAGAGTTTCCTCATTCTCAAAGCAAAAGACTGACTTTAAATATGACAGAGCCTTAGAATCCTCATTGCATCCGACTGAAGGTGCCGCCAAAAGTCTTTTACATAGATATGATAGGGTTCTGTCCACCACTGAGGATGAAGTTGCCTCATTCTCAAAGCAAGAGACCGACTTTAAATATGACGGTGCCACAGAATCCTCATTGCTTTTGACTGAAGGTGCTGCCAAAGGGCTTTTACATAGTTCTGACCGGGTTCTGTCCATTGAGGATGAAGTTGCCTCATTCTCAGAGGATATGACTGTCACCAGTACTGTCTTGTCATATGATTTTCCCTCAACATCCTCTGAGAACGTGattaaaaattcaaacacaAGATATGAAGGTGCCTTAAAGTCCCCATTGCCTATGACTCAGACTACAAACATTAGAAGAGATGAAGCTGATGTTCCAAATGACACCTGGGACAGCCAAGATGGACTGCAAAATTTCTCCTCTTCAGTGAGCAAGAAAGTTTCAGAAATATCACAACTGAAGAATTTGTCACCGTATCTGCAAAGTCTCAAAATTGAAGGATGTGATGCTCAGTTCATATCTGAAGCACTGGGCATCAATCGTCTTGTTTCTCTGCAACATATGtatattattaattgttgttctCTCAAGTCCTTTCCTGGAGGCCGTCCACCCACTTCCATGAAAAGTCTTTATATTCAGAACTGCAAGAAATTAGAGTTACTCCCACCTGCAGAGAGGACTCACCAGTATGCAGTTCTTGAACATTTGTGCATAGGGAGTAGCTGTGATTCTCTGACATCCTTCCCATTAGGCTTCTTTCCTAAGCTAAGAAGTCTTTCTATCTGGGATTGTGCAAATCTGGTATCCCTTTCAATGCCGGAGGGAATCCAAAAAGACCTCAGAGTTCTTGAGTCCTTGGAGATCCGGGATTGTCCTAAACTGGTATCTTTTCCAGAAGGATTGCCTACCCCCAACCTGAAGTCTATTTGGTTCTCCAATTGCATGAATCTCAAGGAACTACCTGATCAGTTGCACACCCTCAATTCTCTCCAGTCAATGTTTATAAATAATTGCCCAGAACTTGTATTACTTCCAGAAAAAGGTTTACCTTCCAAACTGATCCTACTAAGTATCACTTCCTGCAACAAACTCATGCTCGGGATGAAGTGGGGTTTGGATAGGCTTCACCATCTTAGTCGGTTGGAAATTGAAGGTGGATGTGGAAATGTTGTTTCATTTCCAGAGAAGTTGCTGCCCAGCAATCTCAATTCTCTACGCATAAGCGGACTTTTGAATCTCAAATTCCTGGACAAGGGGCTTCAACACCTTACCACACTTAAAACACTGGAAATTAGCTGCTGTAACAGACTCCGGTCCTTGCCAGAAGAGGGTCTTCCATCCTCTCTGTCTTTTCTCTGCATCAAGGAGTGCTCTGTGCTGAAACCAAAACTCCAAAACAAAGCTGGAAAAGATTGGTCCAAGATAGCTCATATATCTCGCATAGAAATTGATTAG
- the LOC126722273 gene encoding aspartic proteinase CDR1-like — protein MASHSHSLLSFAALATSFSIVMPCSFSDLIETHDGSFSVKAICLFSCSFCNITTSLVFPDSAQSDVISNRVKCLMKYPVGTPLVPILGIANMGSDLIWLQCKPCIECSNQTAPLFDPEMSTTYKSVSCTSSQCESLAKISCSNDGTSCQYSISCGDGSSFLKGDPSMDTLTLGSTTSHPMPLPIRWCGHDNVGNFDDKGSDIVGIGGGVVSLVSQLSSTIGGKFSYCLVPLTSRDKNSSKLNFGSDAVVSGPGTVSTPLVPKILDTYLLTLDVTP, from the exons atggCATCTCATAGTCACTCACTTCTGTCTTTTGCTGCATTGGCAACTTCATTCTCCATTGTCATGCCTTGTAGCTTCTCTGATCTAATTGAGACTCATGATGGGAGCTTTAGTGTG AAAGcaatatgtttgttttcttgtagcTTCTGCAACATTACAACTTCTTTAGTCTTTCCCGATTCAGCCCAATCAGATGTAATCTCAAATAGGGTGAAATGCCTCATGAAATACCCAGTTGGTACGCCACTAGTCCCAATACTAGGCATTGCTAATATGGGTAGTGATTTGATTTGGCTACAGTGCAAGCCTTGCATTGAGTGCTCCAATCAAACTGCTCCACTTTTTGATCCTGAAATGTCTACAACCTACAAAAGCGTTTCCTGCACTTCATCACAATGTGAATCACTAGCAAAAATATCATGCTCCAACGATGGAACAAGCTGCCAATATTCCATCTCTTGTGGCGACGGTTCATCATTCTTAAAGGGAGACCCTTCTATGGACACTCTCACTCTGGGATCAACGACAAGCCATCCTATGCCTCTCCCTATCAGATGGTGTGGACATGATAATGTAGGAAACTTTGATGACAAAGGTTCCGACATTGTTGGCATTGGAGGCGGGGTGGTTTCCCTTGTTTCCCAATTGAGTTCTACTATTGGTGGCAAGTTCTCCTACTGCTTGGTGCCACTAACTTCAAGAGACAAAAACTCAAGCAAATTGAATTTTGGTAGTGATGCTGTAGTTTCGGGTCCTGGAACCGTGTCTACTCCATTAGTCCCCAAAATTCTAGACACCTATTTACTAACACTTGATGTCACACCCTGA